The Campylobacter sp. genome contains the following window.
TTAGAGGACGAGATTGAAATTTTGGAAAATACGCTATTTTTAACGCTCGGCGGTAGGCTCACGCACAACGAATACTTCGGCAACCACTTTTCACCCAGAGCCTACGCGACGTTTAATATAGGCGATACTTGGACGATCAAAGGCGGCGTCGCAACCGGTTATAAAACTCCCGACGTCAATCAAATTTCGCCGGAAGTAGGCACGATTCAGGGCGGTTGGAGGATTATAGATTTCGGTAACAAGGATTTAAAGCCCGAGAAAAGCACGACCTACGAGATCGGGCTTTATTACGATAATGCAGACGATCTGCGCGGCAATATCACGCTATTTAAAAACGACTTCAAAGATAAAATTTTAGATACCGATGGCAGCAATATCAATAGGATTCCCGCCTACGGAGGCTGCGCCGGCGCACCGAGCGTTAATTGCCCGGGTTGGGGAACGTATTTTAATATAGAAGGAGCCGAGGTTTACGGCGTTGAGCTGAGCGGTGATTACGATATTACTAAGAGGTTAAATTTCAAGGCGAACTACACCTATAGCCACTCCGAGATCGAAACCGGGGATCCTACGATCTATACGCCAAACGGCGCCGTTAAATTTAGCCAAACCAATCTTAGTAGGCTGGATGGCAAATCCCTGACCGCTACTCCGAAGCATGCCGCACATGCGACGCTTAGCTATAGGCCGATCGCTCCGCTTTCTACCTTCGTAGGCGTAAATTACGAAAGCGAGCTTACAAGCGTACAATTCGGTCCGGGCAATAGAGTCAGCAAAAACGACAAAAAGCTTTTTACTACGGATTTGGGCGCACAATACGATTTAAACGATAATCTGAGCCTAAATTTAACCGCCTACAATATCTTTGATAACGTCCGATACGACGAGGGTCTCGCGGACGACGGCAATTACTATTGGTATCCCGAGGAGGGCAGGAGGTTTTGGTTTAAGGTAAACGCTAAATGGTAAGCCTGAAGAGCTTTCTTGCGGTATTTAACGCGCTCTTTTTAGCGTGCTTATTCGCTTGCGATCTGGGGGCAAAACCGCTGCAAAAGATCGAGCGGATAAGCGAGGCTGCACGCGAGATATTTAGCGTGAGCGATTTTATTTTAAAAAGCAAGAGCGGCGAAAAATATAAAATTTTTATAGCTCGCCAAAAAAATGTCGCTCGCTACGATAGGGTAGTTTTTATGGTTGATGCGAACGCACAAGTTGCTATGCTTTTAAACTCTTATGCGAAAATTTATGCGAATGGCGCAAAGCAAAACGCAAAAGCGGTGCCGAAATTAAGCAAAACCGTCCTTATAGTAGGCATCGGATACGACAGCCCGTTAGCGTATGATACTAAGCGTCGCACGAGAGATTTAACGCCCGCGGCGAGCGGCGAAGAATATGCAAACGGCGGCGGCGCGGGAGAATTTTACGATTTCGTAAAAGATGAACTATTTCCGCTCGTGGAGAAAAAATACTCTACGGCAAAAAGCGATAAAATTTACTTCGGACATTCTTTTGGCGGGCTATTCGGGATTTATGCTTTGCTGCGCGACGATGGGATTTTCGACGAGTTTTTTATCGCCTCGCCTTCGTTATGGTGGGGTGAATCACAACTGATCAGAGATGCCCTAGACGAAGGAAAGCTTAGATCAAATTTAAAAGCGAAATTCATAATGCTCGTTGCCGGCTCGAGTGAAATGCGTAAAGGGAAAACCGATAAAGCGGGAATTTTAAAAGTAGCCGATCTAGCTGAAATTTTAAAAACAAAGGGGCTTTCTTGCGAGTTTAGGCTCTACGAAGGCGCTTCGCACGGCGAAGTAATCCCATTGGCTTTGCAAGATTTAGCGCTATTTACGCAAAGATAATCTTCTATTT
Protein-coding sequences here:
- a CDS encoding alpha/beta hydrolase-fold protein — encoded protein: MVSLKSFLAVFNALFLACLFACDLGAKPLQKIERISEAAREIFSVSDFILKSKSGEKYKIFIARQKNVARYDRVVFMVDANAQVAMLLNSYAKIYANGAKQNAKAVPKLSKTVLIVGIGYDSPLAYDTKRRTRDLTPAASGEEYANGGGAGEFYDFVKDELFPLVEKKYSTAKSDKIYFGHSFGGLFGIYALLRDDGIFDEFFIASPSLWWGESQLIRDALDEGKLRSNLKAKFIMLVAGSSEMRKGKTDKAGILKVADLAEILKTKGLSCEFRLYEGASHGEVIPLALQDLALFTQR